Below is a window of Vallicoccus soli DNA.
TCGACGGCCTCGAGCGCCCCGCTGACCATCTCGCGCGAGGCGGCGACGAGCAGGCCGGTCACCGTACGGCCCTCGTCGCTGCCGGACTCGCTGAGCGGGTGGAAGTCGAGCAGCGCGCTCTCCACCGGCATGGGGAGCACGTCCTGCACCTGGAAGGGCAGGGCGGCGCGCAGCTCGTGGAGCGGCAGCCAGGGCAGGTCGACCTGCCGCACGATGACCTTGGAGTTCGCGACGCCGACGTGCACGCGCTTGCTGCGGAAGCCGGTCAGGCTCCAGAGGCGCTTGATCGCCTCGCCGACCGCGTCGGCGTCGGCCACCTCGCCGTCGCGCACGGCGCCGTCGGGCAGCGCGAGCTGGCCGAAGCGGTCGAGGCGGGCGCTGCCGCCGCCGAAGGACAGCTGCGCGGCGCGCACGCTCGAGGTGCCGATGTCCAGGCCCACGGCCGATCGCACAGCCACTCCGCGTCCCTCCGCCAGGTGCGCCGCGGTCCTCCGCGGCGCGTTCCCTGCGTCCATCGGCCGTACGGGTGGTGCCCTTGAGCCGTCCGGGGCCGGGCGCTCAGAGCAGGAGGTCGACGTAGAGGCCGGCGAGCGCCTCGCCGCACAGGACGGCCAGGAGCGCGCCCGCGAGCATGCTGGGGCCGAAGGGGATGGCGCTGCGCCGGCCGGCGCGCCCCGCCGCCATGAGGGCGAGGCCGACCGCCCCGCCCAGCAGGAAGCCGAGGAAGCCGCCCACCACGAGCGTCCCCCAGCCGAGCCAGCCGAGGTGCAGGCCGAGCACGCCCGCGAGCTTCACGTCGCCGAAGCCCATGCCCCCGGGCTGGGCCACGGCCAGCAGGAGGTAGAGCGCGAAGAGCAGCAGGCCGCCCGCCCCGGCGCGCAGCAGCGCGCCCCACTCCCCCGTCCCCTCGGACGCCAGCGCGAGCAGGGCCGCGCTGACCGGGTAGGCCGGCAGGACGATCGCGTCCGGCAGCCGCCGCACGTCGAGGTCGATGAGCGCGAGCGGCACGGCGACGCCGGCCAGCCAGAGGTACGCCGGCAGCTCCCACGACGCCCCCAGCCGCCAGGCCACGACCGCGAACAGGCACGCGGTCCCGAGCTCGACGAGCGGGTACCGCACGCTGATGCCCGTGCGGCAGCGGCGGCAGCGCCCCCGCAGCACGAGCCACGAGAGCACCGGCACGTTGTCGTACGCGGCGATCCGCGCGTCGCAGCCGGGGCAGGCGCTCGGCGGATGGACCACCGAGAGCCCCGCGGGCACGCGGTGGACGACGACGTTGAGGAACGAGCCGACGAGCAGCCCGAGGAGAGCGCTTGCAGCGACGGTGGGGGCGAGCACGTCAGTCCTCGCTGAACCCGACGACCTCCCACGGCGCCTTGGTCGGCTCGAGGAAGTACGGCGGGGGCAGGCTCTTGAGGCGGGTGTCGTACACGTAGTCCTTGAGGTAGCCGGTCGTCCCCTGGCCGGTGCCCACCGTGCCGCGGTAGCGCTGGTAGATGCCGCCGACGACGCGCAGCTTGCCGGTGATCGGCTCGCCCTTGTCGTAGTTCTGCACGATGAACGAGTTGTCGACCGAGATGATGGCCGCGTCGACCTCGACCACCGAGTCCGCCTGCGACAGCAGGTTGTCGAACCGGTTGTCGGCGTTGCGGGCCTTCTGGCAGTAGTAGCCGGGCTCCGGCACGAAGTCGCACCTCACCGGGTGCCAGACCTTGACGTAGCCCTGGGCGACGAGGCCGAGGACGTCGCCGCCGCTGGTGCCCTCCTCGTACCGGATGTTGCCGACCGCGTAGATGGTGCCGGCGGTGCCGATGGTGAGGCGGCCGTCCAGGGTGCCCTTGACGTACGCGTCGCCGGCGGTGCAGCCGTAGTCGTCGGCGGGCACGACCTCGCCGTCCAGGGGGTAGCGGCCGAGGACCTTGCCGGCGGGGCACGCCCCGGTCCCGGCGTCCACGTAGACGACGCCGTTGCTCGGCAGCGGCACGACCTGCTCGGTGCGCAGGTCGCCGCCGCAGGCCGGCGTCGCGGCCGTGGTCATGGGGCTCAGCACGCGCATCGTCCCGTCGGGCAGCAGCTCGATGCTCGTGGGGCCGGTGTAGAGGCAGCCGCCGGAGGTCTTGGCGGGGTCGGCCTTGTCGCGCAGGGCGACGTTGGTCGGCGGCAGGTCGACGCTGCGGTCGGTGATGCCGATGCTCCGGCCGGCGCTCGACGGCGCGCTGCTCGTGGTCGCCTTGCGGTACGGCGCCGTGGCCGGCGCGGCGGGGCTGTAGGAGGTCTGCCAGTACGTCGAGGTCTCGCCCTTGAACAGCGGGCTGCCGCTGACGAGCAGCGCGTCCTTGCTGTAGAGCGGGCCGTCGATGGTGTCGCCGCCGCCGAACTGGATGTCGCAGCCGCCGGCGTTCGTCGTGGTCACCGCCGAGGTCTGGGTGGCGTTGGAGTAGGTGAACGACTCCGTGTAGCTCGAGCTGCGCGCGCCGGTCGCCGGCGGCACCGAGTAGTAGTACCGGCCGCACTTGTCCGCCTCGGCGCTGGTGACGCCGGCGTAGGCCATGTCGGTGTAGGTGCGCCCGCCCGTCGAGTACGTCGGGTCGAGCCGCACCTTGCGGGGCGGGCGCAGC
It encodes the following:
- a CDS encoding prepilin peptidase, coding for MLAPTVAASALLGLLVGSFLNVVVHRVPAGLSVVHPPSACPGCDARIAAYDNVPVLSWLVLRGRCRRCRTGISVRYPLVELGTACLFAVVAWRLGASWELPAYLWLAGVAVPLALIDLDVRRLPDAIVLPAYPVSAALLALASEGTGEWGALLRAGAGGLLLFALYLLLAVAQPGGMGFGDVKLAGVLGLHLGWLGWGTLVVGGFLGFLLGGAVGLALMAAGRAGRRSAIPFGPSMLAGALLAVLCGEALAGLYVDLLL
- a CDS encoding PulJ/GspJ family protein, whose protein sequence is MRTARRSARDDEGFALLSVIVTMALLTLFVLASVAYAANAVHGSRRGQDWHAALAAAQTGMDDLRSRLNDCDGYWSAPCPGGPDQSDLTTDWSNPTWQTVPSAAGETDRQFAYGFVTLPTQVTGLIRIRAMGRVVRGEGSYGPTRTLSADLRKPQFLNYVYYTDKESPSPRTIAALRPPRKVRLDPTYSTGGRTYTDMAYAGVTSAEADKCGRYYYSVPPATGARSSSYTESFTYSNATQTSAVTTTNAGGCDIQFGGGDTIDGPLYSKDALLVSGSPLFKGETSTYWQTSYSPAAPATAPYRKATTSSAPSSAGRSIGITDRSVDLPPTNVALRDKADPAKTSGGCLYTGPTSIELLPDGTMRVLSPMTTAATPACGGDLRTEQVVPLPSNGVVYVDAGTGACPAGKVLGRYPLDGEVVPADDYGCTAGDAYVKGTLDGRLTIGTAGTIYAVGNIRYEEGTSGGDVLGLVAQGYVKVWHPVRCDFVPEPGYYCQKARNADNRFDNLLSQADSVVEVDAAIISVDNSFIVQNYDKGEPITGKLRVVGGIYQRYRGTVGTGQGTTGYLKDYVYDTRLKSLPPPYFLEPTKAPWEVVGFSED